The Pseudomonas eucalypticola genome has a window encoding:
- a CDS encoding cold-shock protein → MSDTSEVRETGTVKWFNDAKGFGFISRATGSDVFVHFRSIQSSGFKSLQEGQKVSFTVTEGQKGPQADKVIPEV, encoded by the coding sequence ATGTCGGACACATCGGAAGTTAGAGAAACAGGCACTGTGAAATGGTTCAACGATGCGAAAGGCTTCGGTTTCATCAGCCGGGCCACGGGCAGCGACGTATTCGTGCATTTCAGGTCTATCCAGAGCTCTGGGTTCAAATCGTTGCAAGAAGGTCAGAAGGTGTCCTTCACGGTCACGGAAGGCCAAAAAGGTCCGCAGGCCGATAAAGTGATACCCGAGGTGTAG
- a CDS encoding cold-shock protein, translating to MSDDRKVGTVKWFNDTKGYGFIEQEDGGEDVFVHHADINCAGYRSLKQGQKVSYTLVTNAKSPKAENVEVVPPDAP from the coding sequence ATGTCAGACGATCGGAAAGTGGGAACGGTGAAATGGTTTAACGATACGAAAGGTTACGGTTTTATCGAGCAGGAAGATGGTGGCGAGGACGTATTTGTGCACCACGCTGACATCAATTGCGCCGGATACAGGTCGCTAAAGCAGGGCCAGAAGGTATCCTACACTTTAGTAACAAACGCCAAGAGTCCGAAGGCCGAAAATGTGGAAGTAGTACCCCCAGATGCCCCGTGA
- the fdxH gene encoding formate dehydrogenase subunit beta: MAIQDITARSATTTVPSSVRQLEEVAKLIDTTKCIGCKACQVACSEWNELRDEVGHNHGTYDNPQDLTAETWTLMRFTEHENTDSGNLEWLIRKDGCMHCADPGCLKACPSPGAIIKHANGIVDFNQDHCIGCGYCITGCPFNIPRISQKDHKAYKCTLCSDRVAVGLEPACVKTCPTGAIVFGTKADMKEHAAERIVDLKSRGFEQAGLYDPDGVGGTHVMYVLHHADQPSLYANLPNQPTISPLVGLWKGVTKPLALLAMGAAVLAGFFHYVRVGPQLTEEDEEPHLDPAVHTVDPAVHTYDPREGKQP, encoded by the coding sequence ATGGCCATTCAAGACATCACCGCCCGTTCGGCCACCACCACCGTGCCCTCGTCGGTGCGCCAGCTGGAAGAAGTCGCCAAGCTGATCGACACCACCAAGTGCATCGGCTGCAAGGCCTGCCAGGTGGCGTGCTCGGAATGGAACGAGCTGCGCGACGAGGTGGGCCACAACCATGGCACCTACGACAACCCCCAGGACCTCACCGCCGAGACCTGGACGCTGATGCGCTTCACCGAGCATGAAAACACCGACAGCGGCAACCTGGAGTGGCTGATCCGCAAGGACGGCTGCATGCACTGTGCCGACCCCGGCTGCCTGAAGGCCTGCCCCAGCCCCGGGGCCATCATCAAGCACGCCAACGGTATCGTTGACTTCAACCAGGACCACTGCATCGGCTGCGGTTACTGCATCACCGGTTGCCCGTTCAACATCCCGCGCATCTCCCAGAAAGACCACAAGGCCTACAAGTGCACCCTGTGCTCCGACCGGGTGGCGGTGGGCCTGGAGCCGGCCTGCGTGAAGACCTGCCCCACGGGCGCCATCGTCTTCGGCACCAAGGCCGACATGAAGGAACACGCCGCCGAACGCATCGTCGACCTCAAGAGCCGGGGGTTTGAACAGGCCGGTCTATACGACCCCGATGGCGTCGGCGGTACCCACGTGATGTACGTGCTGCACCACGCCGACCAGCCCAGCTTGTACGCTAATTTGCCCAACCAACCTACCATCAGCCCGCTGGTGGGCCTGTGGAAAGGCGTGACCAAGCCCCTGGCCTTGCTGGCCATGGGCGCGGCGGTGCTGGCCGGATTCTTCCACTACGTGCGCGTCGGCCCGCAACTGACCGAGGAGGATGAGGAGCCCCACCTCGATCCTGCGGTGCACACGGTCGACCCGGCCGTCCACACCTATGATCCCCGCGAGGGTAAGCAGCCATGA
- the fdnG gene encoding formate dehydrogenase-N subunit alpha, which produces MDLNRRQFFKVAGVGLAGASIGALGMAPTPAFAEQVRHFKLAHTRETRNTCPYCSVGCGLILYGQGDGAKNVAQNIIHIEGDADHPVNRGTLCPKGAGLLDFIHSPNRLQYPQVRKPGSNAWTRIGWDEALDRVAELMKADRDAHFIEKNEKGQTVNRWTTTGFLAASAASNEAGYLTHKVVRSLGMLGFDNQARVUHGPTVASLAPTYGRGAMTNTWTDIGNANLILVMGGNAAEAHPCGFKWVTEAKAHNQARLIVVDPRFTRTASVADYYAPIRTGSDIAFMGGLINFLLTEDKIQHEYVRNYTDVSFIVKAGFGFEDGLFTGYDAAKRSYTDKSTWGYELGDDGFAKVDPTLQDPRCVYQLMKQHYSRYTLELASQICGMPVDAMRKIWDEIATCAAPGKTMTILYALGWTQHSIGSQIIRSAAMVQLLLGNVGMPGGGVNALRGHSNIQGLTDLGLLSNALPGYLTLGTDSEQDYSAFITKRTQVPLRPGQLSYWQNYSKFHVSLMKAWYGANATADNHWGYDWLPKLDIPNYDILKMFDLMGQGKVNGYVCQGFNPIAALPDKNRVMKALAKLKWLVVMDPLATETSQFWEHVGPYNDVDTAAIQTEVIRLPTTCFAEEDGSLVNSSRWLQWHWKGADGPGEARTDVAIMSGLYSRLKALYQAKGGAYAEPIMNLSWPYKVPDEPSPEELAKELNGFAVTDFTDGAGVAVKGGSQLAGFGQLRDDGTTASGCWIFCGSWTEQGNQMARRDNSDPYGMKQHLGWAWAWPLNRRILYNRASADPQGKPWDEKKRLVWWTGKAWGGTDVPDYKADVPPEAGMNPFIMNPEGVARFFAVDKMNEGPFPEHYEPFETPIGVNPLHPNNKQVVSNPAARIFDSVWESLGQAKDFPYAGTSYRLTEHFHFWSKHCRLNAIAQPEQFVEIGEVLAAEKGIAAGDRVRVTCKRGFIEAVAVVTKRIRPLQVNGQTVHQIGIPLHWGFTGVTRHGYLTNTLVPFLGDGNSQTPESKSFLVNVEKL; this is translated from the coding sequence ATGGACCTCAACCGTCGTCAGTTCTTCAAGGTCGCCGGCGTCGGCCTGGCCGGCGCCAGCATTGGCGCGCTGGGCATGGCGCCGACGCCGGCGTTCGCCGAGCAGGTGCGCCATTTCAAGCTGGCCCACACCCGCGAAACGCGCAACACCTGCCCCTACTGCTCGGTCGGCTGCGGCCTGATCCTCTACGGGCAAGGCGATGGCGCCAAGAACGTCGCCCAGAACATCATTCACATCGAAGGCGACGCCGACCACCCCGTCAACCGCGGCACCCTGTGCCCCAAGGGCGCCGGCCTGCTGGACTTCATCCACAGCCCCAACCGCCTGCAATACCCCCAGGTGCGCAAGCCGGGCAGCAACGCGTGGACCCGCATCGGCTGGGACGAAGCCCTGGACCGCGTGGCTGAACTGATGAAGGCCGACCGTGACGCCCATTTCATCGAGAAGAACGAAAAGGGCCAAACCGTGAACCGCTGGACCACCACCGGTTTCCTCGCGGCTTCGGCGGCGTCCAACGAAGCCGGTTACCTGACCCACAAGGTGGTGCGCAGCCTGGGCATGCTGGGGTTCGATAACCAAGCGCGTGTCTGACACGGTCCGACGGTGGCAAGTCTTGCCCCGACGTACGGCCGTGGTGCCATGACCAACACCTGGACAGACATTGGCAACGCCAACCTGATCCTGGTAATGGGCGGCAACGCAGCAGAAGCCCACCCGTGCGGCTTCAAATGGGTGACCGAAGCCAAGGCCCACAACCAGGCCCGGCTGATCGTGGTCGACCCCCGGTTTACCCGCACCGCGTCCGTGGCGGACTACTACGCGCCCATTCGCACCGGCAGCGACATCGCGTTCATGGGCGGGCTGATCAATTTCCTGTTGACCGAGGACAAGATCCAGCACGAATACGTGCGCAACTACACCGACGTGTCATTTATCGTCAAAGCCGGTTTCGGCTTCGAAGATGGCCTGTTCACGGGCTATGACGCCGCCAAGCGCAGCTACACCGACAAGTCCACCTGGGGCTATGAACTGGGCGACGACGGCTTCGCGAAAGTCGACCCCACGCTGCAAGACCCGCGCTGCGTGTACCAGTTGATGAAGCAGCACTACAGCCGCTACACCCTGGAACTGGCCAGCCAGATCTGCGGCATGCCCGTGGACGCCATGCGCAAAATCTGGGACGAGATCGCGACCTGCGCGGCGCCCGGCAAGACCATGACCATCCTCTACGCCCTGGGCTGGACCCAGCACTCCATCGGCTCGCAGATCATCCGCAGCGCCGCCATGGTGCAGTTGCTGCTGGGCAACGTCGGCATGCCGGGCGGCGGTGTCAACGCCTTGCGCGGGCACTCCAACATCCAGGGCCTGACCGACCTGGGGCTGCTGTCCAACGCCTTGCCGGGCTACCTGACCCTGGGCACCGACAGCGAACAGGACTACAGCGCGTTCATCACCAAACGCACGCAAGTGCCGCTGCGTCCTGGGCAATTGTCCTACTGGCAGAACTACAGCAAGTTTCACGTCAGCCTCATGAAAGCCTGGTATGGGGCCAACGCCACCGCCGACAATCACTGGGGCTACGACTGGCTGCCCAAGCTCGACATCCCCAACTACGACATCCTCAAGATGTTCGACCTGATGGGGCAGGGCAAGGTCAACGGTTACGTGTGCCAAGGCTTCAACCCCATCGCCGCGCTGCCGGACAAAAACCGGGTGATGAAAGCCCTGGCCAAGCTCAAGTGGCTGGTGGTGATGGACCCCCTGGCTACCGAGACCTCGCAGTTCTGGGAACACGTGGGGCCCTACAACGATGTGGACACCGCCGCCATCCAGACCGAAGTGATCCGCCTGCCCACTACCTGCTTCGCCGAGGAAGACGGCTCGCTGGTCAACAGCAGCCGCTGGCTGCAATGGCACTGGAAGGGCGCCGATGGCCCGGGCGAGGCACGCACCGACGTGGCGATCATGAGCGGGCTGTACAGCCGCCTCAAGGCGCTGTACCAGGCCAAGGGCGGCGCCTACGCCGAGCCGATCATGAACCTGTCCTGGCCCTACAAGGTGCCGGACGAGCCCTCGCCCGAAGAGCTGGCCAAGGAGCTCAATGGTTTCGCCGTCACCGACTTCACCGACGGCGCCGGCGTGGCCGTCAAGGGCGGTTCGCAACTGGCCGGTTTCGGCCAACTGCGAGATGACGGCACCACGGCGTCGGGCTGCTGGATTTTCTGCGGCAGCTGGACCGAGCAGGGCAACCAGATGGCCCGGCGTGACAACAGTGACCCTTACGGCATGAAGCAGCACCTGGGCTGGGCCTGGGCCTGGCCGTTGAACCGGCGCATCCTCTACAACCGCGCTTCCGCCGACCCCCAAGGCAAGCCATGGGACGAGAAAAAACGCCTGGTGTGGTGGACCGGTAAAGCCTGGGGCGGTACCGACGTACCCGACTACAAGGCCGACGTGCCACCGGAAGCGGGCATGAACCCGTTCATCATGAACCCCGAAGGCGTGGCGCGGTTCTTCGCTGTCGACAAGATGAACGAAGGCCCGTTCCCCGAGCACTACGAGCCCTTCGAAACACCCATTGGCGTCAACCCGTTGCACCCCAACAACAAGCAGGTGGTCAGCAACCCGGCGGCGCGCATCTTCGATTCGGTGTGGGAGTCGCTCGGCCAGGCCAAAGACTTTCCCTATGCGGGCACCAGCTACCGGCTCACCGAGCACTTCCACTTCTGGAGCAAGCACTGCCGCCTCAATGCCATTGCCCAGCCCGAGCAGTTCGTGGAAATAGGCGAGGTACTGGCGGCCGAGAAGGGCATCGCCGCGGGCGACCGGGTGCGGGTGACCTGCAAACGCGGGTTCATCGAGGCCGTGGCGGTGGTCACCAAACGCATCCGGCCGCTGCAGGTCAACGGCCAGACCGTGCACCAGATCGGTATCCCGCTGCACTGGGGGTTCACCGGTGTCACGCGCCACGGCTACCTGACCAATACATTGGTGCCGTTCCTGGGTGACGGCAATTCCCAGACCCCGGAATCCAAGTCGTTCCTGGTCAACGTGGAGAAGCTCTAG